A region from the Gossypium hirsutum isolate 1008001.06 chromosome A08, Gossypium_hirsutum_v2.1, whole genome shotgun sequence genome encodes:
- the LOC107949157 gene encoding uncharacterized isomerase BH0283, with protein MAKTPIKYYLVDAFTDSAFKGNPAAVCLLEEERDEKWMQAVAAEFNISQTCYLTRIPNSTSPNTRFRLRWFTPVTEVKLCGHATLASAHTLFTTGLVNSNIIEFDTVSGILTATRVPDVSPTNISEVQNGGVSDCFLIELNFPSVPATDFNSAEASLVSKALNDAPFIDVKRTTPADDIFVVLPSGKSVIEMEPRFDDILKCPGRGLIVSGAAPPDSEFDFISRFFCPKYGIKEDPVCGSAHCALAPYWSQKLGKLDFVAHAASPRGGIVKIHFDEQNQRVLLRGKAVMVMEGSILV; from the exons ATGGCCAAAACACCCATCAAATACTATCTG GTTGATGCATTCACCGACTCAGCCTTCAAGGGAAACCCAGCAGCGGTTTGTTTGTTGGAGGAAGAAAGAGACGAGAAATGGATGCAAGCAGTGGCTGCTGAGTTTAATATCTCCCAGACTTGTTACTTGACTCGGATCCCCAATTCCACCTCTCCAAACACCAGGTTTCGTCTTAGATGGTTTACCCCTGTTACCGAG GTTAAGCTATGTGGTCATGCAACCTTAGCATCTGCTCATACTCTCTTTACAACTGGCTTGGTAAATTCAAACATTATCGAATTTGATACAGTATCTGGAATCCTAACTGCTACAAGAGTTCCAGATGTTAGTCCAACCAATATCTCCGAGGTTCAGAACGGTGGAGTGAGCGACTGCTTTCTGATCGAATTGAATTTTCCTTCCGTTCCAGCTACTGACTTCAATTCTGCTGAGGCTTCACTTGTATCGAAAGCCTTGAACGATGCTCCATTTATTGATGTTAAGAGAACGACTCCCGCAGATGATATCTTC GTTGTGCTCCCATCTGGAAAATCTGTTATCGAAATGGAGCCACGGTTCGATGACATACTGAAATGTCCTGGACGAGGCTTAATTGTTTCAGGAGCTGCCCCTCCAGATTCTGAATTTGATTTTATTAGTCGGTTCTTCTGTCCTAAGTATGGTATTAAAGAG GATCCGGTTTGCGGAAGTGCACACTGTGCCTTGGCACCCTATTGGAGCCAAAAGCTGGGAAAGTTAGATTTTGTTGCGCATGCG GCATCACCTAGAGGAGGAATAGTGAAGATCCATTTCGATGAGCAAAACCAGAGAGTGCTTCTGCGAGGAAAAGCTGTCATGGTGATGGAAGGCTCTATTTTGGTGTAG